A genome region from Kineosporia corallincola includes the following:
- the cysN gene encoding sulfate adenylyltransferase subunit CysN: MPPTMDMLRFATAGSVDDGKSTLIGRLLYDSKSIFEDQLSAVEAASTAKGDDYVNLALLTDGLRAEREQGITIDVAYRYFATPRRKFIIADTPGHIQYTRNMVTGASTADLAIILVDARKGLVEQSRRHAFLASLLRVPHLVLAVNKMDLVDYSQEVYEEISEEFTRFADKLNIADLTVIPLSALKGDNIVTRSANMPWYEGPSLLHHLEHVHVSSDRNLIDVRFPVQYVIRPQSSQYPDYRGYAGTVASGTLKAGDEIMVLPSGFTSTIAAVETADGPVAEAFPPMAVTVRLNDEIDISRGDMICRPQNAPKAAQNLDAMICWMAEDALRPGRKLGIKHTSRSARVMVKELDYRLDVNTLHRDQDAQELNLNDIGRVRLRTTQPLLCDDYARNRETGGFILIDENTNRTVAAGMITSAD; this comes from the coding sequence ATGCCTCCGACCATGGACATGCTGCGCTTCGCCACCGCCGGATCGGTGGACGACGGTAAGAGCACGCTGATCGGCCGTCTGCTCTACGACTCGAAGTCGATCTTCGAGGACCAGCTCAGCGCGGTCGAGGCGGCCAGTACGGCCAAGGGCGACGACTACGTGAACCTGGCTCTGCTGACCGACGGCCTGCGGGCCGAGCGCGAGCAGGGCATCACGATCGACGTGGCCTACCGCTACTTCGCCACCCCGCGGCGCAAGTTCATCATCGCCGACACCCCCGGGCACATCCAGTACACCCGGAACATGGTCACCGGCGCCTCCACCGCCGACCTGGCCATCATTCTGGTGGACGCCCGTAAGGGCCTGGTCGAGCAGAGCCGCCGGCATGCCTTCCTGGCCAGCCTGCTGCGGGTGCCGCACCTGGTGCTCGCGGTGAACAAGATGGACCTCGTGGACTACTCGCAGGAGGTGTACGAGGAGATCAGCGAGGAGTTCACGCGCTTCGCCGACAAGCTCAACATCGCCGACCTGACGGTGATCCCGCTGTCCGCGCTGAAGGGTGACAACATCGTCACCCGGTCCGCGAACATGCCCTGGTACGAAGGACCTTCGCTGCTGCACCACCTGGAGCACGTGCACGTCTCCAGCGACCGCAACCTGATCGACGTGCGGTTCCCGGTGCAGTACGTGATCCGCCCGCAGTCGTCGCAGTACCCGGACTACCGGGGCTACGCCGGCACGGTGGCCAGCGGCACGCTCAAGGCCGGCGACGAGATCATGGTGCTGCCCTCGGGTTTCACCAGCACCATCGCCGCCGTCGAGACCGCCGACGGGCCGGTGGCCGAGGCCTTTCCGCCGATGGCCGTCACGGTGCGGCTGAACGACGAGATCGACATCTCGCGCGGTGACATGATCTGCCGGCCGCAGAACGCGCCCAAGGCCGCGCAGAACCTCGACGCGATGATCTGCTGGATGGCCGAGGACGCCCTGCGCCCCGGCCGCAAGCTGGGCATCAAGCACACCTCGCGCAGCGCCCGGGTGATGGTGAAGGAGCTGGACTACCGGCTCGACGTCAACACCCTGCACCGCGACCAGGACGCGCAGGAGCTCAACCTCAACGACATCGGCCGGGTGCGTCTGCGCACCACCCAGCCGCTGCTGTGCGACGACTACGCGCGCAACCGGGAGACCGGTGGCTTCATCCTGATCGACGAGAACACCAACCGCACGGTCGCCGCCGGGATGATCACCTCGGCCGACTGA
- the cysD gene encoding sulfate adenylyltransferase subunit CysD produces MTASEYRLTQLETLEAESIHIIREVVAELERPVLLFSGGKDSIVMLRLAEKAFFPARIPFPVMHVDTGHNFQEVLDFRDRRVAELGVQLIVASVPEALDRGLVSEPPDGTRNRIQTPVLLDALEKYRFTAAFGGARRDEDKARAKERVFSFRDEFGQWDPKNQRPELWNIYNGRIQMGENIRVFPLSNWTELDIWQYVQKENIALPSIYFAHQREVFDRGGMLYGVHDVCRPKANEKVFTETVRYRTVGDASLTAAVRSDADTLDKIIEEVASTRITERGATRGDDKFSEAAMEDRKREGYF; encoded by the coding sequence ATGACCGCGTCGGAGTACCGGCTCACCCAGCTGGAAACGCTGGAGGCCGAGTCCATCCACATCATCCGGGAGGTGGTGGCCGAGCTGGAGCGTCCCGTCCTGCTGTTCAGCGGTGGCAAGGACTCGATCGTCATGCTCCGCCTGGCCGAGAAGGCCTTCTTCCCCGCGCGTATCCCGTTCCCGGTGATGCACGTCGACACCGGCCACAACTTCCAGGAGGTCCTGGACTTCCGCGACCGCCGGGTGGCCGAGCTCGGCGTCCAGCTGATCGTGGCCAGCGTTCCGGAGGCCCTGGACCGCGGCCTGGTCAGCGAGCCGCCGGACGGCACGCGCAACCGGATCCAGACCCCCGTCCTGCTCGACGCCCTGGAGAAGTACCGGTTCACCGCCGCTTTCGGTGGTGCCCGGCGCGACGAGGACAAGGCGCGGGCCAAGGAGCGGGTGTTCTCGTTCCGCGACGAGTTCGGCCAGTGGGACCCGAAGAACCAGCGCCCCGAGCTGTGGAACATCTACAACGGCCGGATCCAGATGGGCGAGAACATCCGGGTCTTCCCGCTGTCCAACTGGACCGAGCTGGACATCTGGCAGTACGTCCAGAAGGAGAACATCGCGCTGCCGTCGATCTACTTCGCGCACCAGCGTGAGGTGTTCGACCGGGGCGGCATGCTCTACGGCGTGCACGACGTCTGCCGGCCGAAGGCGAACGAGAAGGTCTTCACCGAGACCGTGCGTTACCGCACCGTCGGCGACGCCAGCCTGACCGCCGCCGTCCGGAGCGACGCCGACACGCTCGACAAGATCATCGAAGAGGTCGCCTCCACCCGCATCACCGAGCGCGGCGCCACCCGCGGTGACGACAAGTTCAGCGAGGCCGCGATGGAAGACCGCAAGCGGGAAGGGTATTTCTGA
- a CDS encoding serine acetyltransferase — protein sequence MTPTAWLRTCRTDLRANTGYPKSQLVLLLLRTAQALRASRRPWARAAYPPVAVLYKVVSEWVLGIELPPSTPVGPGLRLRHGVGTVVNPHATIGAGVMLRHGVTIGNRRSTHDCPVIEDEVEIGANAIVIGAVRIGARSQIAAGTVVLQDVPPDSVVHTVQQLAVRPRRLPGTPQADTSQA from the coding sequence ATGACGCCGACCGCATGGCTGCGCACCTGTCGCACCGACCTGCGCGCCAACACCGGATACCCGAAGAGCCAGCTGGTACTGCTGCTCCTGCGCACCGCCCAGGCACTGCGCGCATCACGCCGCCCCTGGGCTCGGGCGGCCTACCCGCCGGTGGCCGTGCTGTACAAGGTGGTGAGCGAATGGGTGCTGGGCATCGAGCTGCCGCCGAGCACACCGGTGGGCCCTGGCCTGCGGCTGCGGCACGGCGTGGGCACGGTGGTGAACCCGCACGCCACCATCGGCGCGGGCGTGATGCTGCGGCACGGCGTGACCATCGGCAACCGCCGTTCCACCCACGACTGCCCGGTGATCGAGGACGAGGTGGAGATCGGGGCCAACGCCATCGTGATCGGCGCCGTGCGCATCGGGGCGCGCAGCCAGATCGCCGCGGGCACGGTGGTGCTGCAAGACGTCCCCCCTGACTCGGTGGTGCACACGGTGCAGCAGCTCGCCGTCCGCCCCCGCCGCCTGCCCGGCACACCTCAGGCCGACACATCTCAGGCATGA
- a CDS encoding glycosyltransferase family 2 protein, translating into MGVSVVVPTRDRPELLARAVRAVLAQQYAGAIECIVVFDQSDTHIPDVPTGPLRTLRVLRNTRTPGLAGSRNTGYLAASHPVVAACDDDDEWLPGKLVAQTALLAGHPEASIVATGIVVRFAGRDIPRVSADEVLTFHDFLRDRRMEVHPSTYLARRDAVVNGFGLVEEEIPGGYAEDYDWLLRAARTGPVVCVRQSLVRVNWHDGSFFTSRWEMIDQALTWLIARFPEFAGERRGLGRLQGQLAFANAALGRRRRALGLARAALLRHPTNRQAWAALLVLSRCVTPDQVIGFGRRIGRGV; encoded by the coding sequence GTGGGTGTCAGCGTCGTCGTGCCCACCAGGGACCGGCCGGAGCTGCTGGCCCGGGCGGTGCGGGCGGTCCTGGCCCAGCAGTACGCCGGGGCGATCGAGTGCATCGTGGTGTTCGACCAGTCCGACACCCACATCCCCGACGTGCCCACCGGTCCGCTGCGCACCCTGCGGGTGCTGCGCAATACGCGCACGCCCGGCCTGGCCGGGTCCCGCAACACCGGCTACCTGGCGGCGTCCCACCCGGTGGTGGCGGCCTGCGACGACGACGACGAGTGGCTGCCCGGCAAGCTCGTCGCCCAGACCGCGCTGCTGGCAGGGCATCCGGAGGCCAGCATCGTGGCCACCGGCATCGTGGTGCGCTTCGCCGGGCGCGACATCCCCCGGGTCAGCGCCGACGAGGTGCTCACCTTCCACGACTTCCTGCGAGACCGTCGCATGGAGGTGCATCCGTCCACCTACCTGGCCCGGCGCGACGCCGTGGTGAACGGGTTCGGCCTGGTGGAGGAGGAGATTCCGGGCGGCTACGCCGAGGACTACGACTGGCTGCTGCGGGCGGCCCGCACCGGTCCGGTGGTCTGCGTGCGGCAGAGCCTGGTGCGGGTGAACTGGCACGACGGCTCGTTCTTCACCAGCCGCTGGGAGATGATCGACCAGGCGCTCACCTGGCTCATCGCCCGCTTCCCCGAATTTGCCGGTGAGCGGCGCGGTCTCGGGCGACTCCAGGGGCAGCTGGCGTTCGCCAACGCGGCGCTGGGGCGCCGGCGGCGGGCGCTGGGGCTGGCCCGGGCGGCGTTGCTGCGTCATCCCACCAACCGTCAGGCCTGGGCGGCGTTGCTGGTGCTCTCCCGGTGCGTCACGCCCGACCAGGTGATCGGCTTCGGCCGCCGGATCGGCCGCGGTGTCTGA
- a CDS encoding fibrinogen-like YCDxxxxGGGW domain-containing protein gives MSLRRTIGSLLVGLVAATALAFVAPSPARAVAVTRDGSSSGRAAASCWEIRQNDPSAADGIYWLQTPQLVAPQQFYCDQTTDGGGWVLLGRGRDGWQWLPNGQGSLAAVRNTPDGTGAFAVATLPGDTVQGLLGDTRVDALTDGVRLRRATNTAGTTWQEVRLLAKNRANWTWAFGGGINLTSIRVGSNSYTGANTQSWGTDQNYSRLTTTTLQTHNYRAGFAYGSNISGQNNSTSYLWTYTTERAALPFTQVFVRPRITTPAYPAIADDGTEADTVRALLANKTSDATPWGVTGLATGGAAGEVTEVEDFAFIGDTAYVAGKFRYVKEGAGGAQTEQSYLAAFDVNTGEWRSGFRPTLDATAWSLAASPDGSKLFVSGEFSNVDGVADTAGVAALDPVTGAPVTGWRAYAAYEGDDTHNVRSIDIQDGWLYLGGRFNRVAGGSTIAAPLTLRSMSRVSVADGTPDPNWKPHVDGTVFELDASAQGDRVYLVGNFNNVNFISSPMQGVVSTASGAANVEGLSPPVVAAGSGSSTYQQTILETGDDVWQGGSQHILARYGRDTYQFRSGNITRNGGDFQALAEKDGVIYGACHCLNFSYSGTTSYSSPIPNASDVNSVRFIGAWDATTGDFIPQFYVSSLSARNDMGPWALKNGPDGCLWFGGDFTGGSYTGTTQQWLGGFGKLCPRDTTAPGSPGDLSASLVTSGAQLTWSASTGSPSGYEVLRDDRVVATATGTSWTDPDGAAGSRYWVRAIDATGNRSASTAVAEVAEPDGPATGEVLYENDFPGADGDAWPAGWTTSAGSGSVTTLSGAGALSFTDVSGSYARAQLSGPAATADAELLTSFRWNESTASSFLSVFLRGSGGWQNSYRPKNGYGVQLSPTTGTVYVVRSVDGVTTTLATATGAQTVGTGKQWLRIQVEGSTIRFRIWADGDPEPITWNSTVTDSGVTSEGQVFVSLNRSSSNVGAKTVLLDDVRLTGF, from the coding sequence ATGAGTCTGAGGCGCACCATCGGCAGTCTGCTCGTGGGTCTGGTCGCAGCAACCGCTCTCGCCTTCGTGGCACCGTCCCCGGCCCGCGCGGTGGCGGTGACCCGGGACGGCAGCAGCTCGGGCCGGGCCGCGGCCTCGTGCTGGGAGATCAGGCAGAACGACCCGTCGGCTGCGGACGGGATCTACTGGCTCCAGACGCCGCAGCTGGTGGCGCCGCAGCAGTTCTACTGCGACCAGACCACGGACGGCGGGGGCTGGGTACTGCTCGGCCGGGGCCGGGACGGCTGGCAGTGGCTGCCCAACGGGCAGGGCAGCCTGGCCGCCGTGCGTAATACTCCGGACGGCACAGGGGCTTTCGCGGTCGCGACGCTCCCCGGCGACACCGTGCAGGGTCTGCTCGGTGACACCCGGGTGGACGCCCTGACCGACGGCGTCCGGTTGCGCCGGGCCACCAACACGGCCGGCACCACCTGGCAGGAGGTGCGGCTGCTGGCCAAGAACCGGGCCAACTGGACCTGGGCCTTCGGCGGCGGCATCAACCTGACCTCGATCCGGGTCGGCAGCAACAGCTACACCGGGGCCAACACACAGAGCTGGGGCACCGACCAGAACTACTCCCGGCTGACCACCACCACGCTCCAGACCCACAACTACCGTGCGGGTTTCGCGTACGGGTCGAACATCAGCGGGCAGAACAACTCCACCAGCTACCTGTGGACCTACACCACCGAGCGGGCGGCGCTGCCGTTCACCCAGGTCTTCGTGCGCCCGCGGATCACCACACCGGCCTATCCGGCGATCGCGGACGACGGCACCGAGGCCGACACGGTGCGGGCGCTGCTGGCGAACAAGACCTCGGACGCCACGCCCTGGGGCGTCACCGGTCTGGCCACCGGTGGTGCGGCCGGCGAGGTGACGGAGGTGGAGGACTTCGCGTTCATCGGCGACACCGCCTACGTGGCGGGCAAATTCAGGTACGTGAAGGAGGGAGCCGGCGGGGCGCAGACCGAGCAGTCCTATCTCGCGGCCTTCGATGTGAACACCGGGGAGTGGAGATCCGGGTTCCGGCCCACGCTCGACGCCACCGCCTGGAGCCTCGCCGCCAGCCCGGACGGGTCGAAACTCTTCGTCTCCGGCGAGTTCTCGAACGTCGACGGGGTGGCGGACACGGCCGGGGTGGCGGCGCTCGACCCGGTCACCGGGGCCCCGGTGACGGGCTGGCGGGCGTACGCCGCCTACGAGGGGGACGACACGCACAACGTGCGGTCGATCGACATCCAGGACGGCTGGCTCTACCTGGGCGGCCGGTTCAACCGGGTGGCCGGCGGCAGCACGATCGCCGCGCCGCTGACGCTGCGCAGCATGTCGCGGGTCAGCGTGGCCGACGGCACGCCCGACCCGAACTGGAAGCCGCACGTGGACGGCACGGTGTTCGAGCTGGACGCCTCCGCGCAAGGCGATCGCGTCTATCTGGTGGGCAATTTCAACAACGTCAACTTCATCTCGTCGCCGATGCAGGGCGTGGTGTCCACGGCGAGCGGCGCGGCCAACGTGGAGGGGCTGTCGCCGCCGGTGGTGGCGGCCGGGTCGGGCAGCAGTACCTATCAGCAGACGATCCTCGAAACCGGGGACGACGTGTGGCAGGGCGGGTCGCAGCACATTCTGGCCCGGTACGGCCGTGACACGTACCAGTTCCGGAGCGGCAACATCACCCGCAACGGAGGCGACTTCCAGGCCCTGGCCGAGAAGGACGGGGTGATCTACGGTGCCTGCCACTGCCTGAATTTCAGCTATTCGGGCACCACCAGTTACAGCTCGCCGATCCCGAACGCCTCGGACGTCAACAGTGTTCGCTTCATCGGTGCCTGGGACGCCACCACCGGCGACTTCATCCCGCAGTTCTACGTGTCCAGCCTGTCGGCGCGCAACGACATGGGCCCCTGGGCGCTGAAGAACGGCCCGGACGGATGTCTCTGGTTCGGAGGGGATTTCACCGGCGGGTCGTACACCGGCACCACGCAGCAGTGGCTCGGTGGCTTCGGCAAGCTCTGTCCCCGTGACACCACCGCACCCGGGTCACCGGGTGACCTCAGCGCCTCGCTGGTCACCTCCGGTGCCCAGCTGACCTGGTCGGCTTCCACCGGCTCGCCGTCCGGCTACGAGGTGCTGCGTGACGACCGGGTGGTGGCGACCGCCACCGGCACCAGCTGGACCGATCCCGACGGCGCCGCCGGATCGCGCTACTGGGTGCGGGCGATCGACGCGACCGGCAACCGGTCCGCGTCCACCGCCGTCGCCGAGGTGGCCGAGCCGGACGGGCCGGCGACCGGGGAAGTGCTGTACGAGAACGACTTCCCGGGTGCCGACGGGGATGCCTGGCCGGCCGGCTGGACCACCTCCGCGGGCAGCGGGAGTGTCACGACCCTCTCCGGCGCCGGTGCCCTGTCGTTCACCGACGTCTCCGGCTCGTACGCCCGGGCCCAGCTGAGCGGGCCGGCCGCGACCGCCGACGCCGAGCTGCTCACCTCGTTCCGGTGGAACGAGAGCACGGCGAGCTCGTTCCTGTCGGTGTTCCTGCGCGGTTCCGGCGGCTGGCAGAACTCCTACCGGCCGAAGAACGGCTACGGGGTGCAGCTGTCGCCGACCACCGGCACGGTCTACGTGGTCAGGTCGGTGGACGGGGTCACCACCACGCTGGCGACGGCCACCGGGGCGCAGACCGTGGGCACCGGAAAACAATGGCTGCGGATTCAGGTGGAAGGTTCTACGATCCGGTTCCGGATCTGGGCGGACGGGGATCCGGAACCGATCACCTGGAATTCGACAGTGACAGATTCTGGTGTCACTTCGGAGGGGCAGGTATTTGTGTCACTGAATCGGTCCTCGTCCAACGTGGGTGCCAAAACCGTGCTCCTGGACGACGTGAGGCTGACCGGTTTCTAG
- a CDS encoding lipopolysaccharide biosynthesis protein → MSRDSAPAEQGVAGPRADLGGAARNGAIALAGSGVAAVTGLLLNVVIGRGFGPAASGEFFVVVAVLTVITTIGKLGADTGLVWAVARARALGRQRDVRTTLRVAVLPSIVAGVLLAVLLFLLAPWLAGLTGGGAEQARLFRQSAPFVLIAGPALVLTAGLRGSGSIFGYTAVQNVIVPGLRPVLAGLTLAAGLGLGAAILTWNLPFVAGLVVAVFLVARRTRAIEQAHPDAAPARPPRDVAAEFWRFSGPRAVTAALEVAIVWADVLVVAALATPRDAGIYAAASRFILTGTLAEGAMRVAMAPEISRLLALRDLDGAARLSSVVTQWTVLLSWPLYLVLALYSPAVLSVFGPGFDDGSNALTLLSVAMLAVMAAGNNQTILLMGGRSGLQMINRAVALSGNLVMNFLLVPAWGMNGAAVAWSVTWVADALLVMLEVRYAIGLKRTWRRVVPAMTMAAVAFVPTGLVYRLLTDGGTVAAVPCAALGVVVFGVLVVTNSRHLDVEPMRGVLPGRGRVGAARSSAGR, encoded by the coding sequence ATGAGCCGCGACAGCGCTCCGGCGGAGCAAGGCGTCGCCGGTCCCCGGGCCGATCTGGGGGGCGCCGCCCGCAACGGCGCGATCGCCCTGGCCGGATCCGGCGTCGCGGCGGTCACCGGCCTGCTCCTCAACGTCGTGATCGGCCGGGGCTTCGGCCCGGCCGCATCGGGCGAGTTCTTCGTGGTGGTCGCCGTTCTCACCGTCATCACCACGATCGGCAAGCTCGGCGCCGACACCGGCCTGGTCTGGGCGGTGGCCCGGGCCCGCGCACTCGGGCGGCAGCGCGACGTGCGCACCACCCTGCGCGTGGCCGTGCTGCCCTCAATCGTGGCCGGGGTGCTGCTGGCCGTGCTGCTGTTCCTGCTCGCCCCCTGGCTGGCCGGGCTCACCGGGGGCGGGGCCGAGCAGGCGCGGCTGTTCCGGCAGAGCGCCCCGTTCGTGCTGATCGCCGGCCCGGCCCTGGTGCTCACGGCCGGTCTGCGCGGCTCCGGAAGCATTTTCGGCTATACCGCCGTGCAGAACGTGATCGTTCCCGGGCTTCGGCCGGTGCTGGCCGGACTCACGCTGGCGGCCGGACTCGGGCTGGGCGCGGCCATCCTGACCTGGAACCTGCCGTTCGTGGCCGGTCTCGTCGTCGCGGTGTTCCTGGTCGCGCGGCGCACCCGGGCGATCGAGCAGGCACACCCGGACGCCGCGCCGGCCCGGCCCCCGCGTGATGTGGCCGCCGAGTTCTGGCGGTTCAGCGGCCCGCGCGCGGTCACCGCGGCCCTGGAGGTGGCCATCGTCTGGGCCGACGTGCTGGTGGTGGCCGCGCTGGCCACCCCGCGCGACGCCGGAATATACGCCGCCGCCAGCAGATTCATCCTCACCGGCACCCTGGCCGAGGGCGCGATGCGGGTGGCCATGGCGCCCGAGATCAGCCGGCTGCTGGCCCTGCGTGACCTGGACGGGGCGGCCCGGCTGTCGTCCGTCGTCACCCAGTGGACGGTCTTGCTCTCCTGGCCCCTGTACCTGGTGCTCGCGCTGTACTCGCCGGCGGTGCTCTCGGTGTTCGGCCCCGGCTTCGACGACGGATCGAACGCGCTGACCCTGCTGTCGGTGGCCATGCTCGCGGTGATGGCGGCCGGCAACAACCAGACCATCCTGCTGATGGGCGGCCGCAGCGGCCTCCAGATGATCAACCGCGCCGTCGCCCTGTCCGGCAACCTGGTGATGAACTTCCTGCTGGTGCCGGCCTGGGGCATGAACGGCGCCGCCGTGGCCTGGTCGGTCACCTGGGTGGCCGACGCGCTGCTGGTGATGCTTGAGGTGCGCTACGCGATCGGTCTGAAACGCACCTGGCGACGGGTGGTTCCGGCGATGACGATGGCGGCTGTGGCCTTCGTCCCCACCGGTCTGGTCTACCGCCTGCTCACCGACGGCGGCACCGTGGCGGCGGTGCCGTGCGCCGCGCTCGGGGTGGTGGTGTTCGGGGTGCTGGTCGTGACGAACAGCCGGCACCTCGATGTCGAGCCGATGCGCGGGGTGCTGCCGGGGCGTGGCCGAGTCGGCGCCGCCCGCTCGTCGGCCGGGAGGTAA
- a CDS encoding glycoside hydrolase family 16 protein: MNGDARTWRRAGAALVVLLFAVGAGVFVVLEHHGTPERAAWKLVWADEFQGSTVDPANWVVEHESTYGDGGGQIACLMNRPENVTVADGVLRLTARREGDPLPCGSGTDDRFPQGRAYSSAHLSTKGLHEWTYARFEMRAELPVRKGISKGMWPAFWARPTAGGTGEIDVLEAVGSGSGDQEFDKAYQTIWYDYVGTHEKQANAYSFPAGEGPGEGMHTYAVDWSPTSIVWSIDGQQVYERTGETTGWLGSAFSKPFYLRLNLAVGGSWPGDPTADTEFPSSYDIDYVRVYQRS, translated from the coding sequence ATGAACGGCGATGCACGCACGTGGCGACGGGCCGGGGCGGCGCTGGTGGTGCTGCTCTTCGCCGTCGGGGCGGGGGTTTTCGTCGTCCTCGAACACCACGGCACACCGGAACGCGCTGCGTGGAAGCTGGTGTGGGCCGACGAGTTCCAGGGCAGCACGGTCGATCCGGCGAACTGGGTGGTCGAGCACGAGTCCACCTACGGCGACGGCGGCGGGCAGATCGCCTGCCTGATGAACCGGCCGGAGAACGTCACCGTGGCCGACGGGGTGCTACGGCTCACCGCCCGCCGGGAGGGCGATCCGCTGCCCTGTGGTTCCGGCACCGACGACCGGTTTCCGCAGGGGCGTGCCTACAGCTCGGCCCACCTCTCCACCAAGGGGCTGCACGAGTGGACCTACGCCCGGTTCGAGATGCGGGCCGAACTGCCGGTGCGAAAAGGCATTTCGAAGGGCATGTGGCCGGCGTTCTGGGCCCGGCCGACCGCGGGCGGCACCGGTGAGATCGACGTGCTGGAGGCCGTCGGCAGCGGGTCCGGTGACCAGGAGTTCGACAAGGCCTATCAGACCATCTGGTACGACTACGTGGGCACGCACGAGAAACAGGCCAACGCGTACAGCTTTCCGGCGGGGGAGGGGCCCGGCGAGGGCATGCACACCTACGCCGTCGACTGGTCGCCCACGTCGATCGTCTGGTCCATCGACGGGCAGCAGGTGTACGAGCGCACCGGAGAGACCACCGGCTGGCTGGGCTCGGCCTTCTCCAAACCGTTCTACCTGCGCCTGAACCTGGCCGTCGGGGGCAGCTGGCCGGGAGACCCGACCGCAGACACCGAGTTCCCCAGCTCGTACGACATCGACTACGTGCGCGTGTACCAGCGCTCCTGA
- a CDS encoding family 16 glycosylhydrolase has product MVRGASTGTRFPAGRSYGEGGVTRHAAPGGRGPGRRGLRRRPVLAVATAGAVAAVLGVVVTTTASGTNNVVKNSTFDDGLAGWFVGSGTRLALVAGHSGKGAEISHAGPGVKTIVLNDSVNTIASTKAGASYRADAWVRATRPNVSVSLRIMEYGGRTLRGQNKASLWLTDTAWHPVSTTYRAATSGATLDLNVVGNRVPANTGIVIDDVVMSDGTSGGVVTQPSATVTKPPATTKPPVTATATAQPSATKPPATTTTTQAPVTATKPPASTSTSTTTAPAAPAGWRQVWSDEFNGGSLNRSVWKAENYSTYGEGNKELPCLMDRPENLKVAQGVLTLSARRESTPLKCGSSDARFPNGRSYSSAHLSTKGLKDWTYGRFEIRAKLPMTPGKSKGLWPAFWLRPTNGGTGELDVLEAIGSASGGTTSNKVYQTLHYDYVGTHPQVGYEYPLPAGNLGDGWHTFATEWEKGEIRFYVDGKLTITRNKSNTPWIDQAFNKPFYIRLNLAVGGNWPGTPDASTTFPADYVVDYVRVYQR; this is encoded by the coding sequence ATGGTGCGAGGTGCTTCGACGGGAACCAGGTTCCCGGCGGGAAGGAGCTACGGGGAGGGCGGCGTCACCCGGCACGCCGCCCCGGGCGGGCGCGGGCCCGGCCGACGGGGTCTGCGCCGGCGTCCGGTGCTGGCGGTCGCCACGGCCGGTGCGGTCGCGGCCGTGCTCGGCGTGGTGGTCACCACCACGGCGTCCGGCACGAACAACGTGGTGAAGAACTCGACGTTCGACGACGGCCTGGCCGGCTGGTTCGTCGGGTCGGGCACCCGGCTGGCCCTGGTGGCGGGGCACTCCGGCAAGGGGGCCGAGATCTCGCACGCCGGACCCGGGGTCAAGACGATCGTGCTGAACGACAGCGTGAACACGATCGCCTCGACCAAGGCCGGTGCGAGCTACCGGGCCGACGCCTGGGTCCGCGCGACCAGGCCCAACGTCTCCGTGTCACTGCGCATCATGGAGTACGGCGGCCGCACGCTGCGCGGCCAGAACAAGGCCTCGCTCTGGCTGACCGACACCGCCTGGCACCCGGTCAGCACCACCTACCGGGCCGCCACCAGCGGCGCCACGCTCGACCTCAACGTGGTGGGCAACCGCGTCCCGGCCAACACCGGCATCGTGATCGACGACGTGGTGATGAGCGACGGCACGTCCGGCGGCGTGGTCACCCAGCCCTCGGCCACCGTGACCAAGCCTCCGGCCACCACCAAGCCCCCGGTGACGGCCACCGCCACGGCGCAGCCGAGCGCGACCAAGCCGCCGGCCACCACGACCACCACCCAGGCGCCGGTCACCGCGACCAAGCCACCGGCGTCCACCAGCACGTCCACCACCACGGCACCCGCGGCACCGGCCGGCTGGCGGCAGGTCTGGTCCGACGAGTTCAACGGCGGCTCGCTGAACCGGTCCGTCTGGAAGGCCGAGAACTACTCCACCTACGGCGAGGGCAACAAGGAACTGCCCTGCCTGATGGACCGGCCGGAGAACCTCAAGGTGGCCCAGGGCGTGCTCACCCTCAGTGCCCGGCGCGAGAGCACCCCCTTGAAGTGCGGTAGCAGCGACGCCCGGTTCCCGAACGGCCGCTCGTACAGCTCCGCCCACCTGAGCACCAAGGGACTGAAGGACTGGACCTACGGTCGCTTCGAGATCCGGGCCAAACTGCCGATGACGCCGGGTAAGTCGAAGGGTCTGTGGCCCGCCTTCTGGCTCCGCCCGACCAACGGCGGCACCGGTGAGCTCGACGTGCTGGAGGCCATCGGCAGTGCCTCGGGCGGTACCACCAGCAACAAGGTCTACCAGACGCTGCACTACGACTACGTCGGCACGCATCCCCAGGTCGGTTACGAGTACCCGTTGCCGGCGGGCAATCTCGGCGACGGCTGGCACACCTTCGCGACCGAGTGGGAGAAGGGCGAGATCCGGTTCTACGTGGACGGCAAGCTGACCATCACCCGGAACAAGTCCAACACCCCGTGGATCGACCAGGCCTTCAACAAGCCCTTCTACATCCGGCTGAACCTGGCCGTGGGCGGGAACTGGCCGGGCACCCCGGACGCGAGCACCACGTTCCCGGCCGACTACGTGGTCGACTACGTGCGGGTGTACCAGCGCTGA